The proteins below come from a single Bombus pyrosoma isolate SC7728 linkage group LG10, ASM1482585v1, whole genome shotgun sequence genomic window:
- the LOC122571630 gene encoding peroxisomal leader peptide-processing protease isoform X4, translating into MAFEKRFLFFAKGQTVAEEAWNKEISTMYVAENVFISYASFTEAEGTMDSHGYSGVLVAEHWVLAHGSMLAPVLSRSRDFLSFFTDLNSGDLAMAQASEQLFDDLTFQIHRNDSLNESGKLVAVWKCPLLEETLENSLKNFTFEEQHDFDRLLLPVFLMIKCKSFELSDETIGREKDSTFVESKQLGGESEVTDKAKVKQVLLQLAKQAAVGKITKGAIIELVSTPFGNAFFIDSVSRGIIGNLLGTNQCLIVIDATSFPGCEGSPVFLINDCGRRNICGMVIASLSRYRGEWVNCTFAVNLLSLLKRILQSPVLKDDSRCLSCKILPFTWRSLPEIDTLEKSIAIVKCGPNWGTATLVDEQSGTFITCAHVVTMAPERKIKLATCIMSRTDKFEWFAEANLIYKTPTERPYDIAVLKIDLKFKEPSMKAIELADADAQKGEEILSIGFPISLKGRPTISSGIISKTWRHMFQTNCCVHGGVSGGPIVRRANFKMLGIVVCNVALSNDSVLYPRLCMAIPTTVFKKPLDDYLRTADPKALEGLTQYDKSAASTWNFAPFLPSNMFILLFASDFNISIPLFYLRRYKTTMSIFLHLT; encoded by the exons ATGGCGTTTGAAAAGA GATTCCTTTTCTTCGCTAAAGGACAAACAGTTGCAGAAGAAGCGTGGAACAAGGAGATATCGACGATGTACGTAGCagaaaatgttttcatatCATACGCTTCCTTCACGGAAGCGGAAGGGACAATGGATTCGCATGGTTATTCTGGCGTCTTAGTCGCAGAACATTGGGTACTTGCACACGGTTCCATGCTGGCTCCAGTTTTATCTCGATCCCGAGATTTCCTTAGTTTCTTTACAGATTTAAATTCCGGAGATTTAGCCATGGCTCAAGCATCGGAACAGTTGTTCGATGATTTAACGTTTCAGATACATCGTAACGATTCGTTAAATGAATCAGGAAAGTTAGTAGCTGTTTGGAAATGTCCTCTTTTGGAGGAAACACTAGagaattctttgaaaaattttacctTTGAGGAACAACACGATTTTGATCGTCTTTTATTGCCTGTCTTCTTGATGATCAAATGCAAATCGTTCGAATTAAGCGACGAAACAATAGGACGAGAAAAAGACTCGACATTCGTAGAAAGTAAGCAGCTGGGCGGAGAATCAGAAGTAACGGATAAAGCGAAAGTTAAACAAGTTTTGCTTCAACTTGCGAAACAAGCTGCTGTCGgcaaaattacaaaaggaGCTATCATTGAATTAGTCTCGACGCCGTTTGgaaatgcattttttatcGACTCTGTGAGTCGCGGAATTATTGGAAACTTACTTGGAACCAACCAGTGTCTCATTGTAATCGATGCGACTAGTTTCCCAGGATGTGAAGGTAGTCctgtatttttaatcaacgattg TGgtcgaagaaatatttgcgGCATGGTAATTGCGTCATTAAGCCGGTACCGTGGAGAATGGGTAAATTGTACTTTCGCTGTGAACCTGTTATCATTGTTGAAACGAATTCTCCAAAGTCCTGTCTTGAAAGACGATTCTCGATGTTTGTCCTGCAAGATCTTACCTTTCACATGGCGGAGTCTGCCCGAAATTG ACACCCTTGAAAAAAGTATCGCGATCGTAAAGTGTGGACCAAACTGGGGCACCGCTACTTTAGTAGACGAACAAAGCGGAACATTCATAACGTGCGCGCATGTTGTTACAATG GCaccagaaagaaaaattaaacttgCAACCTGCATTATGTCGCGCACAGATAAGTTCGAATGGTTTGCAGAAGcaaatttgatatataaaacACCAACAGAACGACCTTATGATATTGCTGTATTGAAGATCGATCTAAAGTTCAAAGAACCTTCGATGAAGGCTATCGAACTTGCTGATGCAGATGCACAGAAGG GGGAAGAAATACTTTCTATAGGATTTCCAATCTCCTTGAAAGGACGGCCCACCATCAGCAGCGGAATAATATCAAAAACCTGGCGACACATGTTTCAAACCAATTGTTGCGTGCACGGTGGCGTTAGCGGTGGACCCATTGTTCGACGCGccaattttaaaatgttaggGATAGTGGTTTGCAATGTTGCTTTATCGAACGATTCTGTTTTATATCCACGATTGTGCATGGCAATACCGACTACTGTTTTTAAGAAACCACTGGATGATTATCTACGAACTGCTG atcCTAAAGCGTTAGAAGGATTGACCCAATATGATAAGAGCGCTGCAAGCACTTGGAATTTTGCTCCTTTTCTTCCctcaaatat GTTCATTCTCCTTTTTGCTTCTGATTTCAACATCAGTATCCCTCTGTTTTATCTCAGGCGGTACAAAACTACTATGTCCATCTTTTTGCACTTGACGTAG
- the LOC122571630 gene encoding peroxisomal leader peptide-processing protease isoform X3, with protein sequence MAEERGGGVEEEEEEEEEEEEEEEGGGGGKKRNRLSGKRADSREKEEGRERKGFLFFAKGQTVAEEAWNKEISTMYVAENVFISYASFTEAEGTMDSHGYSGVLVAEHWVLAHGSMLAPVLSRSRDFLSFFTDLNSGDLAMAQASEQLFDDLTFQIHRNDSLNESGKLVAVWKCPLLEETLENSLKNFTFEEQHDFDRLLLPVFLMIKCKSFELSDETIGREKDSTFVESKQLGGESEVTDKAKVKQVLLQLAKQAAVGKITKGAIIELVSTPFGNAFFIDSVSRGIIGNLLGTNQCLIVIDATSFPGCEGSPVFLINDCGRRNICGMVIASLSRYRGEWVNCTFAVNLLSLLKRILQSPVLKDDSRCLSCKILPFTWRSLPEIDTLEKSIAIVKCGPNWGTATLVDEQSGTFITCAHVVTMAPERKIKLATCIMSRTDKFEWFAEANLIYKTPTERPYDIAVLKIDLKFKEPSMKAIELADADAQKGEEILSIGFPISLKGRPTISSGIISKTWRHMFQTNCCVHGGVSGGPIVRRANFKMLGIVVCNVALSNDSVLYPRLCMAIPTTVFKKPLDDYLRTADPKALEGLTQYDKSAASTWNFAPFLPSNM encoded by the exons GATTCCTTTTCTTCGCTAAAGGACAAACAGTTGCAGAAGAAGCGTGGAACAAGGAGATATCGACGATGTACGTAGCagaaaatgttttcatatCATACGCTTCCTTCACGGAAGCGGAAGGGACAATGGATTCGCATGGTTATTCTGGCGTCTTAGTCGCAGAACATTGGGTACTTGCACACGGTTCCATGCTGGCTCCAGTTTTATCTCGATCCCGAGATTTCCTTAGTTTCTTTACAGATTTAAATTCCGGAGATTTAGCCATGGCTCAAGCATCGGAACAGTTGTTCGATGATTTAACGTTTCAGATACATCGTAACGATTCGTTAAATGAATCAGGAAAGTTAGTAGCTGTTTGGAAATGTCCTCTTTTGGAGGAAACACTAGagaattctttgaaaaattttacctTTGAGGAACAACACGATTTTGATCGTCTTTTATTGCCTGTCTTCTTGATGATCAAATGCAAATCGTTCGAATTAAGCGACGAAACAATAGGACGAGAAAAAGACTCGACATTCGTAGAAAGTAAGCAGCTGGGCGGAGAATCAGAAGTAACGGATAAAGCGAAAGTTAAACAAGTTTTGCTTCAACTTGCGAAACAAGCTGCTGTCGgcaaaattacaaaaggaGCTATCATTGAATTAGTCTCGACGCCGTTTGgaaatgcattttttatcGACTCTGTGAGTCGCGGAATTATTGGAAACTTACTTGGAACCAACCAGTGTCTCATTGTAATCGATGCGACTAGTTTCCCAGGATGTGAAGGTAGTCctgtatttttaatcaacgattg TGgtcgaagaaatatttgcgGCATGGTAATTGCGTCATTAAGCCGGTACCGTGGAGAATGGGTAAATTGTACTTTCGCTGTGAACCTGTTATCATTGTTGAAACGAATTCTCCAAAGTCCTGTCTTGAAAGACGATTCTCGATGTTTGTCCTGCAAGATCTTACCTTTCACATGGCGGAGTCTGCCCGAAATTG ACACCCTTGAAAAAAGTATCGCGATCGTAAAGTGTGGACCAAACTGGGGCACCGCTACTTTAGTAGACGAACAAAGCGGAACATTCATAACGTGCGCGCATGTTGTTACAATG GCaccagaaagaaaaattaaacttgCAACCTGCATTATGTCGCGCACAGATAAGTTCGAATGGTTTGCAGAAGcaaatttgatatataaaacACCAACAGAACGACCTTATGATATTGCTGTATTGAAGATCGATCTAAAGTTCAAAGAACCTTCGATGAAGGCTATCGAACTTGCTGATGCAGATGCACAGAAGG GGGAAGAAATACTTTCTATAGGATTTCCAATCTCCTTGAAAGGACGGCCCACCATCAGCAGCGGAATAATATCAAAAACCTGGCGACACATGTTTCAAACCAATTGTTGCGTGCACGGTGGCGTTAGCGGTGGACCCATTGTTCGACGCGccaattttaaaatgttaggGATAGTGGTTTGCAATGTTGCTTTATCGAACGATTCTGTTTTATATCCACGATTGTGCATGGCAATACCGACTACTGTTTTTAAGAAACCACTGGATGATTATCTACGAACTGCTG atcCTAAAGCGTTAGAAGGATTGACCCAATATGATAAGAGCGCTGCAAGCACTTGGAATTTTGCTCCTTTTCTTCCctcaaatatgtaa
- the LOC122571630 gene encoding peroxisomal leader peptide-processing protease isoform X1 produces MAEERGGGVEEEEEEEEEEEEEEEGGGGGKKRNRLSGKRADSREKEEGRERKGFLFFAKGQTVAEEAWNKEISTMYVAENVFISYASFTEAEGTMDSHGYSGVLVAEHWVLAHGSMLAPVLSRSRDFLSFFTDLNSGDLAMAQASEQLFDDLTFQIHRNDSLNESGKLVAVWKCPLLEETLENSLKNFTFEEQHDFDRLLLPVFLMIKCKSFELSDETIGREKDSTFVESKQLGGESEVTDKAKVKQVLLQLAKQAAVGKITKGAIIELVSTPFGNAFFIDSVSRGIIGNLLGTNQCLIVIDATSFPGCEGSPVFLINDCGRRNICGMVIASLSRYRGEWVNCTFAVNLLSLLKRILQSPVLKDDSRCLSCKILPFTWRSLPEIDTLEKSIAIVKCGPNWGTATLVDEQSGTFITCAHVVTMAPERKIKLATCIMSRTDKFEWFAEANLIYKTPTERPYDIAVLKIDLKFKEPSMKAIELADADAQKGEEILSIGFPISLKGRPTISSGIISKTWRHMFQTNCCVHGGVSGGPIVRRANFKMLGIVVCNVALSNDSVLYPRLCMAIPTTVFKKPLDDYLRTADPKALEGLTQYDKSAASTWNFAPFLPSNMFILLFASDFNISIPLFYLRRYKTTMSIFLHLT; encoded by the exons GATTCCTTTTCTTCGCTAAAGGACAAACAGTTGCAGAAGAAGCGTGGAACAAGGAGATATCGACGATGTACGTAGCagaaaatgttttcatatCATACGCTTCCTTCACGGAAGCGGAAGGGACAATGGATTCGCATGGTTATTCTGGCGTCTTAGTCGCAGAACATTGGGTACTTGCACACGGTTCCATGCTGGCTCCAGTTTTATCTCGATCCCGAGATTTCCTTAGTTTCTTTACAGATTTAAATTCCGGAGATTTAGCCATGGCTCAAGCATCGGAACAGTTGTTCGATGATTTAACGTTTCAGATACATCGTAACGATTCGTTAAATGAATCAGGAAAGTTAGTAGCTGTTTGGAAATGTCCTCTTTTGGAGGAAACACTAGagaattctttgaaaaattttacctTTGAGGAACAACACGATTTTGATCGTCTTTTATTGCCTGTCTTCTTGATGATCAAATGCAAATCGTTCGAATTAAGCGACGAAACAATAGGACGAGAAAAAGACTCGACATTCGTAGAAAGTAAGCAGCTGGGCGGAGAATCAGAAGTAACGGATAAAGCGAAAGTTAAACAAGTTTTGCTTCAACTTGCGAAACAAGCTGCTGTCGgcaaaattacaaaaggaGCTATCATTGAATTAGTCTCGACGCCGTTTGgaaatgcattttttatcGACTCTGTGAGTCGCGGAATTATTGGAAACTTACTTGGAACCAACCAGTGTCTCATTGTAATCGATGCGACTAGTTTCCCAGGATGTGAAGGTAGTCctgtatttttaatcaacgattg TGgtcgaagaaatatttgcgGCATGGTAATTGCGTCATTAAGCCGGTACCGTGGAGAATGGGTAAATTGTACTTTCGCTGTGAACCTGTTATCATTGTTGAAACGAATTCTCCAAAGTCCTGTCTTGAAAGACGATTCTCGATGTTTGTCCTGCAAGATCTTACCTTTCACATGGCGGAGTCTGCCCGAAATTG ACACCCTTGAAAAAAGTATCGCGATCGTAAAGTGTGGACCAAACTGGGGCACCGCTACTTTAGTAGACGAACAAAGCGGAACATTCATAACGTGCGCGCATGTTGTTACAATG GCaccagaaagaaaaattaaacttgCAACCTGCATTATGTCGCGCACAGATAAGTTCGAATGGTTTGCAGAAGcaaatttgatatataaaacACCAACAGAACGACCTTATGATATTGCTGTATTGAAGATCGATCTAAAGTTCAAAGAACCTTCGATGAAGGCTATCGAACTTGCTGATGCAGATGCACAGAAGG GGGAAGAAATACTTTCTATAGGATTTCCAATCTCCTTGAAAGGACGGCCCACCATCAGCAGCGGAATAATATCAAAAACCTGGCGACACATGTTTCAAACCAATTGTTGCGTGCACGGTGGCGTTAGCGGTGGACCCATTGTTCGACGCGccaattttaaaatgttaggGATAGTGGTTTGCAATGTTGCTTTATCGAACGATTCTGTTTTATATCCACGATTGTGCATGGCAATACCGACTACTGTTTTTAAGAAACCACTGGATGATTATCTACGAACTGCTG atcCTAAAGCGTTAGAAGGATTGACCCAATATGATAAGAGCGCTGCAAGCACTTGGAATTTTGCTCCTTTTCTTCCctcaaatat GTTCATTCTCCTTTTTGCTTCTGATTTCAACATCAGTATCCCTCTGTTTTATCTCAGGCGGTACAAAACTACTATGTCCATCTTTTTGCACTTGACGTAG
- the LOC122571630 gene encoding peroxisomal leader peptide-processing protease isoform X2, whose amino-acid sequence MKFVEYSRAEQNKANQDKTRRDKTRQGKARQGKASQGKARQGFLFFAKGQTVAEEAWNKEISTMYVAENVFISYASFTEAEGTMDSHGYSGVLVAEHWVLAHGSMLAPVLSRSRDFLSFFTDLNSGDLAMAQASEQLFDDLTFQIHRNDSLNESGKLVAVWKCPLLEETLENSLKNFTFEEQHDFDRLLLPVFLMIKCKSFELSDETIGREKDSTFVESKQLGGESEVTDKAKVKQVLLQLAKQAAVGKITKGAIIELVSTPFGNAFFIDSVSRGIIGNLLGTNQCLIVIDATSFPGCEGSPVFLINDCGRRNICGMVIASLSRYRGEWVNCTFAVNLLSLLKRILQSPVLKDDSRCLSCKILPFTWRSLPEIDTLEKSIAIVKCGPNWGTATLVDEQSGTFITCAHVVTMAPERKIKLATCIMSRTDKFEWFAEANLIYKTPTERPYDIAVLKIDLKFKEPSMKAIELADADAQKGEEILSIGFPISLKGRPTISSGIISKTWRHMFQTNCCVHGGVSGGPIVRRANFKMLGIVVCNVALSNDSVLYPRLCMAIPTTVFKKPLDDYLRTADPKALEGLTQYDKSAASTWNFAPFLPSNMFILLFASDFNISIPLFYLRRYKTTMSIFLHLT is encoded by the exons GATTCCTTTTCTTCGCTAAAGGACAAACAGTTGCAGAAGAAGCGTGGAACAAGGAGATATCGACGATGTACGTAGCagaaaatgttttcatatCATACGCTTCCTTCACGGAAGCGGAAGGGACAATGGATTCGCATGGTTATTCTGGCGTCTTAGTCGCAGAACATTGGGTACTTGCACACGGTTCCATGCTGGCTCCAGTTTTATCTCGATCCCGAGATTTCCTTAGTTTCTTTACAGATTTAAATTCCGGAGATTTAGCCATGGCTCAAGCATCGGAACAGTTGTTCGATGATTTAACGTTTCAGATACATCGTAACGATTCGTTAAATGAATCAGGAAAGTTAGTAGCTGTTTGGAAATGTCCTCTTTTGGAGGAAACACTAGagaattctttgaaaaattttacctTTGAGGAACAACACGATTTTGATCGTCTTTTATTGCCTGTCTTCTTGATGATCAAATGCAAATCGTTCGAATTAAGCGACGAAACAATAGGACGAGAAAAAGACTCGACATTCGTAGAAAGTAAGCAGCTGGGCGGAGAATCAGAAGTAACGGATAAAGCGAAAGTTAAACAAGTTTTGCTTCAACTTGCGAAACAAGCTGCTGTCGgcaaaattacaaaaggaGCTATCATTGAATTAGTCTCGACGCCGTTTGgaaatgcattttttatcGACTCTGTGAGTCGCGGAATTATTGGAAACTTACTTGGAACCAACCAGTGTCTCATTGTAATCGATGCGACTAGTTTCCCAGGATGTGAAGGTAGTCctgtatttttaatcaacgattg TGgtcgaagaaatatttgcgGCATGGTAATTGCGTCATTAAGCCGGTACCGTGGAGAATGGGTAAATTGTACTTTCGCTGTGAACCTGTTATCATTGTTGAAACGAATTCTCCAAAGTCCTGTCTTGAAAGACGATTCTCGATGTTTGTCCTGCAAGATCTTACCTTTCACATGGCGGAGTCTGCCCGAAATTG ACACCCTTGAAAAAAGTATCGCGATCGTAAAGTGTGGACCAAACTGGGGCACCGCTACTTTAGTAGACGAACAAAGCGGAACATTCATAACGTGCGCGCATGTTGTTACAATG GCaccagaaagaaaaattaaacttgCAACCTGCATTATGTCGCGCACAGATAAGTTCGAATGGTTTGCAGAAGcaaatttgatatataaaacACCAACAGAACGACCTTATGATATTGCTGTATTGAAGATCGATCTAAAGTTCAAAGAACCTTCGATGAAGGCTATCGAACTTGCTGATGCAGATGCACAGAAGG GGGAAGAAATACTTTCTATAGGATTTCCAATCTCCTTGAAAGGACGGCCCACCATCAGCAGCGGAATAATATCAAAAACCTGGCGACACATGTTTCAAACCAATTGTTGCGTGCACGGTGGCGTTAGCGGTGGACCCATTGTTCGACGCGccaattttaaaatgttaggGATAGTGGTTTGCAATGTTGCTTTATCGAACGATTCTGTTTTATATCCACGATTGTGCATGGCAATACCGACTACTGTTTTTAAGAAACCACTGGATGATTATCTACGAACTGCTG atcCTAAAGCGTTAGAAGGATTGACCCAATATGATAAGAGCGCTGCAAGCACTTGGAATTTTGCTCCTTTTCTTCCctcaaatat GTTCATTCTCCTTTTTGCTTCTGATTTCAACATCAGTATCCCTCTGTTTTATCTCAGGCGGTACAAAACTACTATGTCCATCTTTTTGCACTTGACGTAG
- the LOC122571630 gene encoding peroxisomal leader peptide-processing protease isoform X5, which produces MYVAENVFISYASFTEAEGTMDSHGYSGVLVAEHWVLAHGSMLAPVLSRSRDFLSFFTDLNSGDLAMAQASEQLFDDLTFQIHRNDSLNESGKLVAVWKCPLLEETLENSLKNFTFEEQHDFDRLLLPVFLMIKCKSFELSDETIGREKDSTFVESKQLGGESEVTDKAKVKQVLLQLAKQAAVGKITKGAIIELVSTPFGNAFFIDSVSRGIIGNLLGTNQCLIVIDATSFPGCEGSPVFLINDCGRRNICGMVIASLSRYRGEWVNCTFAVNLLSLLKRILQSPVLKDDSRCLSCKILPFTWRSLPEIDTLEKSIAIVKCGPNWGTATLVDEQSGTFITCAHVVTMAPERKIKLATCIMSRTDKFEWFAEANLIYKTPTERPYDIAVLKIDLKFKEPSMKAIELADADAQKGEEILSIGFPISLKGRPTISSGIISKTWRHMFQTNCCVHGGVSGGPIVRRANFKMLGIVVCNVALSNDSVLYPRLCMAIPTTVFKKPLDDYLRTADPKALEGLTQYDKSAASTWNFAPFLPSNMFILLFASDFNISIPLFYLRRYKTTMSIFLHLT; this is translated from the exons ATGTACGTAGCagaaaatgttttcatatCATACGCTTCCTTCACGGAAGCGGAAGGGACAATGGATTCGCATGGTTATTCTGGCGTCTTAGTCGCAGAACATTGGGTACTTGCACACGGTTCCATGCTGGCTCCAGTTTTATCTCGATCCCGAGATTTCCTTAGTTTCTTTACAGATTTAAATTCCGGAGATTTAGCCATGGCTCAAGCATCGGAACAGTTGTTCGATGATTTAACGTTTCAGATACATCGTAACGATTCGTTAAATGAATCAGGAAAGTTAGTAGCTGTTTGGAAATGTCCTCTTTTGGAGGAAACACTAGagaattctttgaaaaattttacctTTGAGGAACAACACGATTTTGATCGTCTTTTATTGCCTGTCTTCTTGATGATCAAATGCAAATCGTTCGAATTAAGCGACGAAACAATAGGACGAGAAAAAGACTCGACATTCGTAGAAAGTAAGCAGCTGGGCGGAGAATCAGAAGTAACGGATAAAGCGAAAGTTAAACAAGTTTTGCTTCAACTTGCGAAACAAGCTGCTGTCGgcaaaattacaaaaggaGCTATCATTGAATTAGTCTCGACGCCGTTTGgaaatgcattttttatcGACTCTGTGAGTCGCGGAATTATTGGAAACTTACTTGGAACCAACCAGTGTCTCATTGTAATCGATGCGACTAGTTTCCCAGGATGTGAAGGTAGTCctgtatttttaatcaacgattg TGgtcgaagaaatatttgcgGCATGGTAATTGCGTCATTAAGCCGGTACCGTGGAGAATGGGTAAATTGTACTTTCGCTGTGAACCTGTTATCATTGTTGAAACGAATTCTCCAAAGTCCTGTCTTGAAAGACGATTCTCGATGTTTGTCCTGCAAGATCTTACCTTTCACATGGCGGAGTCTGCCCGAAATTG ACACCCTTGAAAAAAGTATCGCGATCGTAAAGTGTGGACCAAACTGGGGCACCGCTACTTTAGTAGACGAACAAAGCGGAACATTCATAACGTGCGCGCATGTTGTTACAATG GCaccagaaagaaaaattaaacttgCAACCTGCATTATGTCGCGCACAGATAAGTTCGAATGGTTTGCAGAAGcaaatttgatatataaaacACCAACAGAACGACCTTATGATATTGCTGTATTGAAGATCGATCTAAAGTTCAAAGAACCTTCGATGAAGGCTATCGAACTTGCTGATGCAGATGCACAGAAGG GGGAAGAAATACTTTCTATAGGATTTCCAATCTCCTTGAAAGGACGGCCCACCATCAGCAGCGGAATAATATCAAAAACCTGGCGACACATGTTTCAAACCAATTGTTGCGTGCACGGTGGCGTTAGCGGTGGACCCATTGTTCGACGCGccaattttaaaatgttaggGATAGTGGTTTGCAATGTTGCTTTATCGAACGATTCTGTTTTATATCCACGATTGTGCATGGCAATACCGACTACTGTTTTTAAGAAACCACTGGATGATTATCTACGAACTGCTG atcCTAAAGCGTTAGAAGGATTGACCCAATATGATAAGAGCGCTGCAAGCACTTGGAATTTTGCTCCTTTTCTTCCctcaaatat GTTCATTCTCCTTTTTGCTTCTGATTTCAACATCAGTATCCCTCTGTTTTATCTCAGGCGGTACAAAACTACTATGTCCATCTTTTTGCACTTGACGTAG